A region of Streptomyces sp. R44 DNA encodes the following proteins:
- a CDS encoding BTAD domain-containing putative transcriptional regulator: MSGEPKGRGRGPGGALRIDLLGPVRALRGDVPVVLGPVRRQAVLAALVLRAPGFVTYRQLLDDVWGAEPPGTGHRVLPSYVYALRRALDPADAGPGRSVIGGGRGGYRFEPGGARTDLAELAEQAALGRHAKASGDLAGALDAGGRALALLRGEPLPGLPGPLADTERQRLVRLRRALHQERAECLVLLGRHQEALDGLMAAPVALPYDEPLAALRMRALYGSGRQAEALAVYRETRARLLDELGVEPGEDLRRVHQAVLRRDDALLLGRAARIAGASALRATAADPDEPVRAGREETPGRPTGAGTGTLGRAVEAGRGRTPDRPGDAGHPAGPGSTVRPRRNELPGDTARLVGREAELGVLTAPVHPGAVTVMTVDGTAGVGKTALVVRAAWALADEHPDGCLFVDLEAHGADGPHRALRRLLRTVRGAAGELPAGQDDADGLEDLVTAWRAATSGLRLLLVVDGARSAEQVRPLLPAGPGSRVLVAGRRRLPGLDAEARLTVEPLGAGDAVGLLRALLGESRADREPEAAAELARRCGGLPLALRIASSRLQNRPSWTLSYLAGRMADDAHGLGELRAEDRSVEAAFRVSYDRLEPEMRRGFRVLGVVPTVRFDGLGLAAALGRPRAHAEGILEDLVDASLLQEPHPGRYRLHDLVRAHARQLAATAPGEAAADRAAVLSLYTVAGRLAGDWGPDAFPTGPDTTGAPFAGRREASAWLDAAGGELVDVVAYAAAAGEFDHACWIAEALVDHLLRHGHPHECRAALEIALPCADRAGDRRMPSSLRTCMGVVDVHQGRFRQAHSWFTEALRTSTGVRDRARAVAGLGVCAWTQGRVAEGTAHLEEAVELAAGHGDDWLTNVVACNLGMIHHQQGRHEKALELFLPVLALAEKNGRPRTISSTLCFVAEARLALGRAGEAADLLRRAADLAREADDAPLHAAALSRLATAEHARGELRTAVDTHHEALSNLTEHTSTWLEMEIRIRLGSTYAAAGRRAEAHEEFATALSLPDAGDHPQQYDRAREGLAATGAPGRAAADG; the protein is encoded by the coding sequence GTGAGTGGGGAACCGAAGGGCCGGGGCCGCGGCCCGGGCGGAGCGCTGCGGATCGATCTGCTCGGGCCCGTGCGCGCCCTGCGCGGTGACGTCCCGGTCGTCCTCGGTCCGGTACGGCGGCAGGCGGTGCTCGCCGCCCTGGTGCTGCGCGCCCCGGGCTTCGTGACGTACCGGCAGCTCCTCGACGACGTCTGGGGGGCCGAACCGCCGGGCACCGGCCACCGCGTCCTGCCGAGCTATGTGTACGCGCTCCGCAGGGCCCTGGACCCGGCGGACGCCGGGCCCGGCCGGTCGGTGATCGGCGGCGGGCGCGGCGGCTACCGTTTCGAGCCCGGCGGAGCCCGCACCGACCTGGCCGAGCTCGCCGAACAGGCGGCGCTCGGCCGGCACGCGAAGGCCTCCGGGGACCTCGCCGGCGCCCTCGACGCGGGCGGCCGGGCGCTCGCGCTGCTCCGCGGCGAGCCACTGCCCGGCCTGCCGGGTCCGCTCGCCGACACGGAGCGGCAGCGGCTCGTCCGGCTGCGCCGGGCCCTGCACCAGGAGCGCGCGGAGTGCCTCGTCCTGCTCGGGCGCCACCAGGAGGCACTGGACGGCCTCATGGCGGCGCCGGTGGCCCTGCCGTACGACGAACCCCTCGCCGCCCTGCGGATGCGCGCGCTGTACGGCAGCGGCCGGCAGGCCGAGGCGCTGGCCGTCTACCGGGAGACCCGTGCCCGACTCCTCGACGAGCTGGGCGTGGAGCCGGGCGAGGACCTGCGCCGCGTGCACCAGGCGGTCCTGCGCCGCGACGACGCGCTGCTCCTCGGCCGGGCGGCACGGATCGCGGGCGCGTCCGCCCTGCGGGCGACCGCCGCGGACCCGGACGAACCGGTTCGCGCCGGCCGCGAAGAGACCCCCGGCCGGCCGACCGGCGCCGGTACGGGGACTCTCGGCCGAGCGGTCGAAGCCGGCCGTGGCAGGACCCCCGACCGGCCGGGGGACGCCGGCCACCCGGCCGGGCCCGGCAGCACCGTCCGCCCCCGTCGCAACGAACTCCCCGGTGACACCGCCCGCCTGGTCGGGCGTGAGGCGGAGCTCGGCGTCCTGACCGCTCCCGTCCATCCGGGCGCGGTGACCGTGATGACGGTGGACGGGACGGCGGGGGTCGGCAAGACCGCGCTCGTCGTGCGCGCCGCCTGGGCGCTCGCCGACGAGCACCCCGACGGGTGTCTGTTCGTGGACCTGGAGGCGCACGGCGCCGACGGCCCGCACCGGGCCCTGCGCCGGCTGCTCCGCACGGTCCGGGGCGCCGCCGGGGAGCTCCCCGCCGGGCAGGACGACGCGGACGGCCTGGAGGACCTGGTGACGGCCTGGCGGGCGGCCACGAGCGGGCTGCGGCTGCTGCTCGTCGTGGACGGCGCGCGGAGCGCCGAGCAGGTCCGGCCGCTGCTGCCCGCCGGACCGGGGAGCCGGGTCCTCGTCGCGGGCCGCCGGCGCCTGCCCGGCCTCGACGCCGAGGCGAGGCTCACGGTGGAACCCCTGGGCGCCGGCGACGCCGTCGGGCTGCTGCGCGCGCTCCTCGGGGAGTCCCGGGCCGACCGCGAGCCGGAGGCGGCCGCGGAACTCGCCCGGCGCTGCGGCGGTCTGCCGCTGGCGCTGCGGATCGCGAGCTCCCGGCTGCAGAACCGCCCGTCCTGGACCCTGTCGTACCTGGCGGGCCGGATGGCCGACGACGCGCACGGCCTCGGTGAGCTGCGGGCGGAGGACCGCAGTGTGGAGGCCGCCTTCCGGGTCTCGTACGACCGGCTCGAACCCGAAATGCGGCGCGGATTCAGGGTGTTGGGCGTCGTCCCGACGGTCCGGTTCGACGGGCTCGGGCTGGCCGCCGCGCTGGGCCGTCCCCGTGCGCACGCCGAGGGGATCCTGGAGGACCTGGTCGACGCGAGCCTGCTCCAGGAGCCGCATCCGGGCCGCTACCGGCTGCACGACCTCGTCCGGGCCCACGCCCGGCAGCTCGCCGCCACGGCGCCCGGGGAGGCGGCCGCGGACCGCGCGGCCGTCCTGAGCCTCTACACGGTGGCGGGTCGGCTCGCGGGCGACTGGGGTCCGGACGCGTTCCCGACGGGCCCCGACACCACCGGCGCCCCGTTCGCCGGCCGGCGGGAGGCGTCGGCGTGGCTGGACGCGGCGGGCGGGGAGCTGGTCGACGTGGTGGCGTACGCGGCCGCCGCCGGGGAGTTCGACCATGCCTGCTGGATCGCGGAGGCCCTGGTGGACCATCTGCTCCGGCACGGGCACCCGCACGAGTGCCGGGCGGCCCTGGAAATCGCCCTGCCCTGCGCCGACCGGGCCGGTGACCGGCGGATGCCGTCCTCGCTCCGCACCTGCATGGGGGTGGTCGACGTCCACCAGGGGCGCTTCCGGCAGGCTCACTCCTGGTTCACGGAAGCGCTGCGCACCAGCACCGGCGTACGGGACCGGGCGCGGGCCGTCGCGGGCCTCGGCGTCTGCGCGTGGACGCAGGGCCGCGTCGCGGAGGGAACCGCGCACCTAGAGGAGGCGGTGGAGCTGGCGGCGGGACACGGCGACGACTGGCTGACCAACGTGGTGGCCTGCAACCTCGGCATGATCCACCACCAACAGGGCCGTCACGAGAAGGCACTTGAGCTCTTCCTGCCGGTCCTCGCGCTCGCGGAGAAGAACGGCCGGCCCCGCACGATCAGCAGCACCCTGTGCTTCGTCGCCGAGGCCCGACTGGCCCTGGGTCGCGCCGGGGAGGCCGCGGACCTGCTGCGGCGGGCGGCCGACCTCGCCCGCGAGGCCGACGACGCGCCGCTGCACGCCGCGGCCCTGTCCCGCCTCGCCACCGCCGAACACGCCCGGGGCGAGCTGCGCACGGCCGTCGACACCCATCACGAGGCCCTGTCCAATCTGACCGAACACACCAGCACCTGGCTGGAGATGGAGATCCGCATCCGCCTCGGCAGCACCTACGCGGCGGCGGGCCGTCGCGCGGAGGCCCACGAGGAGTTCGCCACGGCCCTCTCGCTGCCCGACGCCGGCGACCACCCCCAGCAGTACGACCGCGCCCGCGAGGGCCTGGCCGCCACGGGCGCCCCCGGACGGGCCGCCGCCGACGGGTAG
- a CDS encoding AAA family ATPase, producing MPTLMSSAAASSTGLDVAGTLLSLLRDTTTEPRPDPQLEALTLAVAADLPVLLWGEPGIGKTAALTQLAASLDLPLTTVIASVHEPTDFSGLPVVGDDPAEQGVPMAPPEWAVRLVRAGRGLLFLDELSTAPPAVQAALLRLVLERRVGTLVLPPDVRIVAAANPRSSAADGWELSPPLANRFVHLRWTHDAEVVVRGLGGVWPRTTLPRLDPEKLTEAVDVARRAVCGLLTARPALVHRLPGGEALRGGPWPSPRSWEMALRLIAFATAAGVTRDVLSQLVRGVVGDGPGLELLAWLDRMDLPDPELLLADPEGAELPERGDRRQAALEGVVEAVGRRPEKSRWDAAWALLVRALESGAPDLVVVPATTLAGLRREDWDVPESIERLAGVVSLSRRADRAGGRAAAGAGAGTGARR from the coding sequence ATGCCCACGCTCATGTCCTCCGCCGCGGCCTCGTCCACCGGACTCGACGTCGCCGGCACCCTGTTGTCCCTGCTGCGCGACACCACCACCGAGCCCCGGCCCGACCCCCAGCTGGAGGCGCTGACCCTCGCGGTCGCCGCCGACCTTCCCGTCCTCCTGTGGGGTGAGCCCGGCATCGGCAAGACCGCGGCGCTGACCCAGCTCGCCGCCTCGCTCGACCTGCCGCTGACCACGGTCATCGCGAGCGTGCACGAGCCCACCGACTTCTCCGGTCTGCCCGTCGTCGGCGACGACCCCGCGGAACAGGGCGTGCCGATGGCCCCGCCGGAGTGGGCCGTGCGTCTGGTGCGGGCCGGCCGGGGCCTGTTGTTCCTGGACGAGCTGTCCACCGCTCCCCCGGCCGTCCAGGCGGCCCTGCTCCGTCTCGTCCTGGAGCGGCGGGTCGGGACCCTGGTCCTCCCGCCCGACGTGCGGATCGTCGCCGCCGCCAACCCCCGGTCCTCGGCCGCCGACGGCTGGGAGCTGAGCCCGCCGCTGGCGAACCGTTTCGTCCATCTGCGCTGGACCCACGACGCCGAGGTCGTGGTCCGCGGCCTCGGGGGCGTCTGGCCGCGCACCACGCTCCCCCGGCTCGACCCGGAGAAGCTGACGGAGGCCGTGGACGTCGCCCGGCGGGCGGTCTGCGGGCTGCTGACCGCCCGTCCGGCGCTCGTGCACCGGCTGCCCGGCGGCGAGGCGCTGCGGGGCGGTCCCTGGCCCTCGCCCCGGAGCTGGGAGATGGCGCTGCGGCTGATCGCCTTCGCGACCGCCGCCGGTGTCACGCGGGACGTGCTCTCCCAGCTGGTCAGGGGGGTCGTCGGGGACGGGCCGGGGCTCGAACTCCTGGCCTGGCTCGACCGGATGGACCTCCCGGATCCCGAACTGCTCCTCGCCGACCCCGAGGGGGCCGAGCTGCCCGAGCGCGGGGACCGTCGCCAGGCGGCCTTGGAGGGCGTCGTGGAGGCGGTCGGCCGTCGCCCGGAGAAGTCCCGCTGGGATGCGGCGTGGGCGCTGCTCGTCCGGGCGCTGGAGTCCGGCGCCCCGGATCTGGTGGTGGTGCCGGCGACGACGCTGGCGGGGCTGCGCCGGGAGGACTGGGACGTTCCGGAGTCGATCGAGCGGCTCGCCGGCGTGGTGTCCCTGTCGCGGCGCGCGGACCGGGCGGGCGGCCGTGCGGCGGCGGGCGCGGGGGCGGGCACGGGGGCGCGGCGATGA
- a CDS encoding MDR family MFS transporter yields MDQLITEDPTRIGPYRLIARLGAGGMGLVYLGRSEAGRTVAVKVVQAEYAREPEFRRRFAREVEAARRVGGEWTAAVLDADTEAPVPWVATRYIPGPDLTTVVAKDFGPLPEHSVRVLAHRLAAALQSVHAAGLIHRDLKPSNVLVTVDGPRVIDFGIARAMDGLGGDSLHTRTGMLIGSPGFMSPEQVRGLELTPASDVFCLGAVLVYAATGRLLFGATDTGLSAHLFRIAEDEPDLTGVPDSLVDLVRECLHKDPTRRPTPSEVAVRTATDPAEEWLPGSVLAQLGRHAAKLLDFAPETRATVPDPRIPVQAPPHPAYTPTTPAGGNPPPGFGPVVDAVPGAWGPPTAPAGRTDPSPRRWAGLAVAALAQFLVLVGSTSTNAALPVIQADLALSVDDLQLLPFTYGIAFGALLLLGGHLSDLLGRKRAAIIGLAGYAAASVLGGIAPATPVFLAAYALQGAFAALLSSAALALVAGEFTDRKERGTAFGIYAVFAGGGLAVGAFTGGWLVETLSWRWCFYAAVPLALAAVIPAVRLADDRSARTPARLDVPGLLLGTGGLAALLYGFHRAEVAYGSGWTTPLTVLLLLLGAALLVTFAWWQTGTSSPLVPPGLFEDRDRVGSLLALTLVGMSTPTVFLVLSLYLQAGLSYTPSRTGLALLPLAAAVLVAAQVSGRLPARLAPRLLAVPGLVLAAAGVGLLARLEADSSYTGLVLPGILLLGLGLGLALGPLLDTATGASGPQGSGGTAGTVLAAQSLGGRLGVPLFGSIIASGISSRLSEVEGLPQALTEAVSRGALIDPHHLPAAASGAVAQSNAAVLSSYSVALWSTSGLLLLASLLVGLLVTTRAPVRD; encoded by the coding sequence GTGGACCAGTTGATCACCGAAGATCCGACGCGCATCGGCCCGTACCGCCTCATCGCCCGGCTCGGCGCGGGTGGGATGGGACTGGTGTACCTCGGCCGGTCCGAGGCCGGGCGGACGGTCGCCGTGAAGGTGGTGCAGGCCGAGTACGCCAGGGAACCCGAGTTCCGCCGGCGCTTCGCGCGCGAGGTGGAGGCCGCACGCCGGGTGGGCGGGGAGTGGACGGCGGCCGTGCTCGACGCCGACACCGAGGCTCCGGTGCCGTGGGTGGCGACCCGGTACATCCCCGGGCCCGACCTGACCACCGTCGTGGCCAAGGACTTCGGTCCGCTGCCCGAGCACTCGGTCCGCGTCCTCGCCCACCGGCTGGCCGCGGCGCTGCAGTCCGTGCACGCGGCGGGACTGATCCACCGCGACCTGAAGCCGTCCAACGTGCTGGTGACCGTGGACGGGCCGCGCGTGATCGACTTCGGCATCGCGCGGGCGATGGACGGCCTCGGCGGAGACAGTCTGCACACCCGTACGGGCATGCTGATCGGCTCGCCGGGGTTCATGTCGCCCGAGCAGGTACGCGGGCTCGAACTCACCCCGGCCAGCGACGTCTTCTGCCTGGGTGCCGTCCTCGTGTACGCCGCCACCGGGCGGCTCCTCTTCGGCGCCACCGACACCGGCCTCAGCGCGCACCTCTTCCGGATCGCGGAGGACGAGCCGGACCTCACGGGCGTGCCGGACTCGCTGGTCGATCTCGTACGGGAGTGCCTCCACAAGGACCCGACGCGGCGGCCGACACCCTCCGAAGTGGCGGTGCGCACGGCGACGGACCCGGCGGAGGAGTGGCTGCCCGGCTCCGTACTCGCCCAACTCGGCCGCCATGCGGCCAAGTTGCTGGACTTCGCCCCCGAGACGCGGGCGACGGTTCCGGACCCGCGGATCCCCGTGCAGGCCCCGCCGCACCCCGCCTACACCCCGACCACGCCGGCGGGCGGCAATCCGCCGCCCGGGTTCGGGCCCGTCGTGGACGCCGTGCCCGGAGCGTGGGGCCCGCCCACCGCCCCGGCCGGCCGGACGGACCCGTCGCCCCGGCGGTGGGCCGGACTCGCCGTCGCCGCGCTGGCGCAGTTCCTGGTCCTCGTCGGCTCGACGAGCACGAACGCGGCGCTGCCGGTGATCCAGGCCGACCTGGCCCTCTCCGTCGACGACCTCCAGCTGCTGCCCTTCACGTACGGGATCGCCTTCGGTGCCCTGCTCCTGCTCGGCGGGCACCTCAGCGATCTCCTGGGCCGCAAACGGGCGGCGATCATCGGCCTCGCCGGCTACGCCGCCGCCTCCGTGCTCGGCGGAATCGCCCCCGCCACCCCCGTGTTCCTCGCGGCCTACGCCCTCCAGGGCGCGTTCGCCGCGCTGCTCTCCTCGGCCGCCCTCGCCCTGGTGGCCGGCGAATTCACCGACCGGAAGGAGCGCGGCACGGCCTTCGGGATCTACGCCGTGTTCGCGGGCGGCGGCCTGGCCGTCGGAGCGTTCACGGGCGGCTGGCTGGTCGAGACCCTGAGCTGGCGCTGGTGCTTCTACGCCGCCGTCCCGCTCGCCCTCGCCGCCGTGATCCCCGCGGTCCGGCTGGCGGACGACCGGTCTGCCCGCACCCCGGCCCGCCTCGACGTACCGGGCCTGCTGCTCGGCACCGGCGGGCTCGCCGCTCTCCTCTACGGCTTCCACCGGGCGGAGGTCGCCTACGGCAGCGGATGGACCACACCCCTGACCGTCCTCCTCCTGCTGCTCGGCGCGGCCCTCCTGGTGACCTTCGCCTGGTGGCAGACCGGCACGAGCAGCCCGCTCGTCCCGCCGGGTCTCTTCGAGGACCGTGACCGCGTCGGCTCCCTCCTCGCCCTGACCCTCGTCGGCATGAGCACGCCCACCGTTTTCCTGGTCCTGTCCCTGTACCTGCAGGCCGGCTTGAGCTACACGCCGTCCCGGACCGGACTCGCCCTGCTGCCCCTGGCCGCCGCCGTCCTCGTGGCCGCCCAGGTCTCCGGCCGCCTCCCGGCCAGGCTCGCGCCCCGCCTTCTCGCCGTCCCGGGCCTGGTCCTCGCGGCCGCCGGCGTGGGACTCCTGGCCCGGCTCGAGGCCGACAGCTCGTACACCGGCCTCGTCCTGCCCGGCATCCTCCTCCTCGGTCTGGGCCTCGGTCTGGCCCTCGGGCCGCTGCTCGACACCGCGACCGGCGCGTCCGGCCCGCAGGGCTCCGGCGGCACGGCGGGCACGGTCCTGGCGGCCCAGAGCCTCGGCGGCCGGCTCGGCGTCCCGCTGTTCGGCAGCATCATCGCCTCGGGGATCTCCAGCCGCCTGTCAGAGGTCGAGGGCCTTCCGCAAGCCCTGACGGAAGCGGTCAGCCGCGGCGCGCTCATCGACCCGCACCACCTCCCGGCAGCGGCGTCCGGTGCCGTCGCGCAGTCGAACGCGGCCGTCCTGAGTTCGTACTCCGTCGCCCTCTGGTCCACGTCCGGCCTCCTGCTCCTCGCGAGCCTCCTGGTGGGCCTGCTGGTCACGACGAGGGCTCCTGTGCGGGACTGA
- a CDS encoding RNA polymerase sigma factor — translation MPPAEAAGPVDRGVALVRAARRGDTLALHDLLDHLTPYISRICGPIALDDGPDATQEALVAVFTSLRSLREPAALYGWVRAIAVREAVRVARRAARARPAELPDVPERGDPQLAADIGDVLARLSPAHRAVLVLRDVEGMDEEAAAALLGVPAGTAKSRLHRARQSFRRAWSA, via the coding sequence GTGCCGCCCGCTGAGGCCGCAGGTCCCGTCGACCGGGGTGTCGCGCTCGTCCGGGCCGCCCGGCGGGGCGACACCCTGGCCCTGCACGACCTGCTGGACCACCTCACCCCGTACATCTCCCGGATCTGTGGGCCCATCGCCCTCGACGACGGGCCGGACGCCACCCAGGAGGCCCTGGTCGCCGTCTTCACCTCCCTGCGGTCGCTGCGCGAGCCCGCGGCGCTGTACGGGTGGGTGCGGGCGATCGCCGTACGGGAGGCGGTCCGGGTCGCCCGGCGGGCGGCGCGGGCGCGGCCGGCGGAGCTGCCCGACGTGCCGGAGCGGGGCGATCCGCAGCTGGCCGCCGACATCGGCGACGTCCTGGCCCGGCTGTCGCCGGCGCACCGGGCGGTGCTGGTGCTGCGGGACGTCGAGGGGATGGACGAGGAGGCCGCGGCGGCGCTCCTCGGAGTGCCGGCCGGCACGGCGAAGTCCCGGTTGCACCGGGCACGGCAGAGCTTCCGAAGGGCGTGGTCCGCATGA
- a CDS encoding DUF3995 domain-containing protein: MAVIDIERPRAAGGGRAVAVLLAVLALVHVYWATGLTWPAADERGLSLAVLGSVVSFGPAVVLPLAVVEGAAAVAVAARARGIRGRVPRLVTYAVAGGMLLRGAAGLLWIVVGRDGSGAAFPWLNALLYTPLSLVFGWTALRAAR; this comes from the coding sequence ATGGCGGTCATCGACATCGAGCGGCCTCGTGCGGCCGGCGGCGGGCGTGCCGTCGCCGTGCTGCTCGCCGTGCTCGCGCTGGTGCACGTCTACTGGGCGACGGGGCTGACGTGGCCCGCCGCCGACGAGCGGGGGCTGTCGCTCGCGGTGCTCGGCAGTGTCGTGTCCTTCGGGCCCGCGGTGGTGCTGCCGCTCGCGGTGGTCGAAGGCGCTGCCGCGGTCGCCGTGGCCGCCCGGGCGCGCGGGATCCGCGGTCGGGTCCCGCGCCTCGTAACGTACGCCGTGGCCGGCGGGATGCTGCTGCGCGGGGCGGCCGGTCTGCTGTGGATCGTGGTGGGCCGGGACGGTTCCGGGGCGGCCTTCCCCTGGCTGAACGCGCTGCTGTACACCCCGCTGAGCCTGGTCTTCGGCTGGACGGCCCTGCGTGCCGCCCGCTGA
- a CDS encoding VWA-like domain-containing protein, with amino-acid sequence MRPAAAVPKAALDLENALALENALALENALDLENALNLEKLYAARLYAVRVRPYLATALFALHTVESREVPTMAVDRHWRCYVSPAFVDRTPVEELAGVWVHEVTHLLRDHHGRSDRVARERGLTGSGERLRMNIAADCEINDDVFGDGLPMPEGAVHPAMLGLSEGELMEDYLRQFQLGARTRDAGWLDCGSGADGLDRAWDLGADGARGLSAQEQDAVRFRVARAITGRPGNTPKGWRRWAEEAFHPPQAWRELLGAAVRSAACGSGAGDDYSYGRPSRRSASVPGAVLPSLRRSPPRVSVVIDTSGSVSDAELGSALLEVAAISRAVGGRRDLVTVLPCDAAARIVHPLCRAEGIPLLGGGGTDLRTGFAAALRARPRPDVLVVLTDGQTPWPATRPPCRTVVGLFPRARRFRSWDEDDPHHVPAGPPEWARVVDIG; translated from the coding sequence ATGAGGCCGGCCGCAGCGGTGCCGAAGGCTGCGCTGGATCTGGAGAACGCGCTGGCTCTGGAGAACGCGCTGGCTCTGGAGAACGCGCTGGACCTGGAGAACGCGCTGAACCTAGAGAAGCTGTACGCCGCCCGCCTGTACGCCGTACGCGTCCGGCCGTATCTGGCGACCGCGCTGTTCGCGCTGCACACCGTGGAGTCGCGGGAGGTGCCGACGATGGCGGTCGACCGCCACTGGCGCTGTTATGTCTCGCCGGCGTTCGTCGACCGGACCCCGGTGGAGGAGCTGGCCGGCGTGTGGGTGCACGAGGTGACGCATCTGCTCCGCGATCACCACGGGCGCAGCGACCGGGTGGCGCGGGAGCGCGGTCTCACGGGTTCGGGCGAGCGGCTGCGGATGAACATCGCGGCGGACTGCGAGATCAACGACGACGTGTTCGGCGACGGGCTGCCGATGCCCGAAGGGGCGGTTCATCCGGCGATGCTGGGGCTTTCCGAGGGGGAGCTCATGGAGGACTATCTGCGGCAGTTCCAGCTCGGCGCGCGGACGAGGGACGCGGGCTGGCTGGACTGCGGCAGCGGCGCCGACGGCCTCGACCGGGCCTGGGATCTGGGGGCGGACGGCGCCCGGGGCCTGAGCGCCCAGGAGCAGGACGCCGTACGGTTCCGGGTGGCCCGGGCGATCACCGGCCGGCCGGGGAACACGCCGAAGGGCTGGCGGCGGTGGGCCGAGGAGGCGTTCCATCCGCCGCAGGCGTGGCGCGAGTTGCTGGGGGCGGCGGTCAGGTCGGCGGCCTGTGGTTCCGGCGCCGGGGACGACTACTCGTACGGGCGGCCGTCGCGGCGCTCCGCCTCCGTGCCCGGCGCGGTGCTGCCGAGCCTGCGGCGCAGTCCGCCCCGGGTCTCCGTCGTCATCGACACCTCGGGTTCGGTCAGCGACGCCGAACTGGGCAGCGCGCTCCTGGAGGTCGCCGCGATCTCCCGGGCGGTGGGCGGGCGGCGCGATCTGGTCACCGTGCTGCCGTGCGACGCGGCGGCGCGGATCGTCCATCCGTTGTGCCGCGCCGAGGGCATCCCGCTCCTGGGCGGTGGCGGTACGGATCTGCGGACCGGTTTCGCCGCGGCCCTGCGGGCACGGCCGCGCCCGGACGTGCTCGTGGTGCTGACCGACGGTCAGACGCCGTGGCCGGCCACGCGGCCGCCGTGCCGGACGGTGGTGGGCCTGTTCCCGCGCGCGCGACGGTTCCGTTCGTGGGACGAGGACGACCCCCACCATGTGCCGGCCGGGCCGCCGGAGTGGGCCCGGGTGGTCGACATCGGATAG
- a CDS encoding PQQ-binding-like beta-propeller repeat protein, with protein MQRPPQPWYSPHPPRQPVPGNPYAPEGYTTPGPPPRRGRFGKGPVLAAVVALLLLAVGAGGYAVGGGRWTGPTAPVAERTPRPAGTPTPSRTPSVRPPEPKRIPTSEEINAGRKPGDAQAWIVDDRTDLPRRSIEARDLWIVGDTVVQALYKKVTAFRLSDGAELWSVDLPAPVCETPAHPTPDGKVVVVYQNREAWTGYRCDQLRMIDLRTGRAGWHRQLAETGAGDDTIIVNSALSGDVLAVGQSMKAAAYRVGDGSKLYDIPVENPGKCHPDDVAGGTRLLVKADCAISVDRTKSYSLLRALEPRTGKVLWRFRTQSGWEIGKVLSVDPAVFTTFHATKRTADWRIVVLRPDGKPRTTIDPRPKGFAYCAGTGDSGEDIEDCPGTLVGRNAVYLGGTDRVGAYDLGTGKLVWGVKSADSTLHPLHAEAGSSALVYEAASLRRPGGILRLGPGGADTEQRVLNHPESARSTEYGMLAGHLAYAKGRIVITPSGVSGDDRVHEARMLSFGPEPS; from the coding sequence ATGCAGCGCCCGCCGCAGCCCTGGTACTCACCGCACCCACCCCGACAGCCGGTGCCGGGCAACCCGTACGCCCCGGAGGGATACACCACGCCCGGGCCGCCGCCCCGGCGCGGACGCTTCGGCAAGGGCCCGGTGCTCGCCGCGGTCGTCGCCCTGCTGCTCCTCGCGGTGGGCGCCGGCGGGTACGCCGTCGGCGGCGGCCGGTGGACCGGTCCGACCGCACCGGTGGCCGAGCGGACCCCGCGGCCCGCGGGGACGCCGACCCCGTCCCGTACCCCATCCGTCCGCCCGCCCGAACCGAAGCGGATCCCGACGTCGGAGGAGATCAACGCGGGGCGGAAGCCGGGGGACGCGCAGGCGTGGATCGTCGACGACCGGACCGATCTGCCCCGGCGCTCCATCGAGGCCCGCGACCTGTGGATCGTCGGCGACACCGTCGTCCAGGCCCTCTACAAGAAGGTCACGGCCTTCCGCCTCTCGGACGGCGCCGAGCTGTGGAGCGTGGACCTGCCCGCGCCCGTCTGCGAGACCCCCGCCCATCCGACTCCGGACGGCAAGGTGGTCGTGGTGTACCAGAACCGTGAGGCCTGGACCGGATACCGCTGCGACCAGCTCCGGATGATCGACCTCCGGACCGGCAGAGCGGGCTGGCACCGACAGCTCGCCGAGACCGGCGCCGGGGACGACACGATCATCGTGAACAGCGCCCTGAGCGGCGACGTCCTCGCCGTCGGCCAGAGCATGAAGGCCGCCGCGTACCGCGTCGGCGACGGCAGCAAGCTCTACGACATCCCCGTGGAGAACCCCGGGAAGTGCCACCCCGACGACGTGGCGGGCGGCACCCGGCTCCTGGTGAAGGCCGACTGCGCGATCAGCGTCGACCGGACGAAGAGCTACAGCCTGCTCCGCGCCCTGGAACCACGTACCGGGAAGGTCCTGTGGCGCTTCCGTACCCAGTCGGGATGGGAGATCGGCAAGGTGCTCTCCGTCGACCCGGCCGTCTTCACCACCTTCCACGCCACGAAGCGCACCGCCGACTGGCGGATCGTCGTCCTGCGGCCGGACGGGAAGCCCCGCACCACCATCGACCCCCGGCCGAAGGGCTTCGCGTACTGCGCCGGCACGGGGGACTCGGGCGAGGACATCGAGGACTGCCCGGGCACGCTCGTCGGCCGGAACGCCGTCTACCTCGGCGGTACGGACCGGGTCGGGGCCTACGACCTCGGAACCGGGAAACTCGTCTGGGGCGTGAAGTCCGCGGACAGCACCCTCCATCCCCTGCACGCGGAGGCGGGCTCCTCGGCTCTCGTCTACGAGGCCGCCTCGCTCCGCCGGCCGGGCGGAATCCTCCGCCTCGGCCCGGGCGGCGCGGACACCGAGCAACGGGTCCTGAACCACCCGGAGTCCGCCCGCTCCACCGAGTACGGCATGCTCGCCGGCCACCTGGCCTACGCGAAGGGCCGGATCGTGATCACGCCGTCTGGCGTGAGCGGTGACGACAGGGTGCACGAGGCCCGGATGCTGTCCTTCGGCCCGGAGCCCTCGTGA